One stretch of Punica granatum isolate Tunisia-2019 chromosome 5, ASM765513v2, whole genome shotgun sequence DNA includes these proteins:
- the LOC116209047 gene encoding uncharacterized protein LOC116209047, with the protein MGSIKLTIPPFQGKSDPDVYIEWERKVELVFDCHNYSEEKKVKLAAVAFTDYAIVWWDQLTVSRRQNGERPIDNWEGMKAVMRRRFVPSHYYRDLYLKLQNLKQGSKTVEEYHKEMEIAMIRANVEEDRGATMARFISGLNREIANIVELHHYVELEELVHMAMKVERQLKKGGRSSSRFESSNSNSKWTSKFEGAEPKWAGSKQEEKAKGDKPAAKASSDSKERDNGEIESADEHESDTDSIPSLEDADDVEHAVSGQTLVVLRALHVQAKEDGDELQRENIFYTRCHVKDRVCGLIIDGGSTVNVASKLMVEKLGLSTQKHPRPYRLQWLNESGELKVTKQVLISFSIGKYHDEVLCDVVPMIASHLLLGRPWQFDRRTTHDGYKNRYSFIKDGRNMTLAPLPPHQVFEEQLQIKKSNAESSK; encoded by the exons ATGGGATCCATCAAGTTGACCATTCCTCCGTTCCAAGGCAAGAGCGATCCCGATGTGTACATCGAATGGGAAAGGAAGGTTGAGTTGGTTTTTGATTGTCACAACTACTCCGAGGAGAAGAAGGTGAAGCTTGCAGCTGTGGCATTCACCGACTATGCCATagtttggtgggatcaattgacGGTGAGTAGACGCCAAAATGGGGAGCGACCTATTGACAATTGGGAGGGCATGAAAGCTGTCATGCGGAGGAGGTTTGTCCCATCCCATTACTACCGGGATTTATACTTGAAGCTGCAGAATCTTAAGCAAGGGTCTAAAACCGTGGAGGAGtaccacaaggagatggagattGCCATGATTCGCGCCAATGTTGAGGAGGATCGAGGggcaaccatggctcgattcattaGTGGACTTAATAGGGAGATTGCCAATATTGTGGAGCTGCACCATTATGTGGAGCTTGAAGAATTGGTACACATGGctatgaaggttgagaggcaacTCAAGAAGGGGGGACGATCGTCATCCAGGTTCGAATCCTCTAATTCGAATTCGAAGTGGACTTCCAAGTTTGAAGGGGCTGAACCTAAATGGGCTGGTTcgaagcaagaggagaaggcTAAGGGAGACAAGCCCGCAGCCAAGGCATCATCTGATTCTAAGGAGAGGG ATAACGGGGAGATTGAAAGTGCGGATGAGCATGAGAGTGACACTGACTCTATACCATCACTTGAAGATGCCGATGATGTAGAGCATGCTGTATCGGGTCAAACTCTTGTTGTTTTGAGAGCTCTACATGTGCAagccaaagaagatggtgatgaGCTACAAAGAGAGAACATTTTCTACACTCGATGCCACGTGAAGGATCGAGTATGTGGACTGATTATTGATGGAGGAAGCACTGTGAATGTGGCAAGCAAGCTGATGGTGGAGAAGCTTGGTTTGAGCACTCAAAAGCATCCGAGACCATATAGGCTTCAGTGGCTGAATGAGAGTGGTGAATTGAAGGTGACAAAACAAGTGTTGATCTCATTTTCTATTGGGAAGTACCATGATGAAgttttgtgtgatgtagtTCCTATGATAGCCAGCCATTTGTTACTCGGAaggccatggcaatttgatcgAAGGACTACACATGACGGGTACAAGAATCGGTATagcttcatcaaggatggtCGAAACATGACACTTGCCCCGTTGCCACCACATCAAGTGTTCGAAGAGCAACTCCAAATCAAGAAGTCCAATGCTGAGAGTTCAAAATAA